A portion of the Streptomyces sp. NBC_00376 genome contains these proteins:
- a CDS encoding HNH endonuclease, translating into MVRNPRNGRPYRRLVAAVKAMRQPCWLCGHDIPPGLDARHPLSFTLDHLVPLSRGGSLLDPANARSAHRRCNSARGNRTEARPKQPSSRRW; encoded by the coding sequence GTGGTCCGCAACCCCCGCAACGGGCGCCCCTACCGCCGACTCGTCGCCGCTGTGAAGGCCATGCGGCAACCCTGCTGGCTCTGCGGGCACGACATCCCGCCCGGCCTGGACGCCCGGCACCCGCTCAGCTTCACCCTGGACCACCTCGTACCGCTCAGCCGCGGCGGCAGCCTCCTCGACCCAGCCAACGCCCGCTCAGCACACCGGCGATGCAACTCCGCGAGAGGCAACCGCACCGAGGCGCGGCCGAAGCAGCCCTCATCCCGAAGGTGGTGA
- a CDS encoding head-tail connector protein: MALLTLAEAKAQLDIETTTDDTELEAYIEALTAPIERLVGPVETREFTETVEGKAASLCLTWIPAVALVSITPTVGTGGALDLSSVVLDPATGIVRHRAGTFAGTLWTVTYTAGRGTVPPTINLAARLLLQHLWRTQYGAARGGGGADDYAVTEPIPGFGYAIPNRVLELLEAYKVPPGVA; the protein is encoded by the coding sequence GTGGCTCTGCTGACCCTGGCCGAAGCGAAAGCCCAGCTCGACATCGAGACCACCACCGACGACACGGAGTTGGAGGCGTACATCGAGGCGCTGACGGCTCCAATTGAGCGCCTAGTGGGCCCGGTGGAGACACGAGAGTTCACTGAGACCGTCGAGGGCAAGGCGGCGTCGCTGTGCCTCACCTGGATTCCGGCGGTGGCCCTGGTCTCGATCACGCCGACGGTGGGCACCGGCGGCGCACTCGATCTGTCCTCGGTGGTGCTGGACCCGGCGACCGGCATCGTCCGTCACCGGGCGGGCACGTTCGCCGGGACGCTGTGGACGGTCACGTACACGGCTGGCCGCGGCACCGTGCCGCCCACGATCAATCTCGCGGCCAGGCTGCTGCTCCAGCACCTGTGGCGTACCCAGTACGGGGCCGCCCGCGGCGGCGGCGGGGCCGACGACTACGCGGTAACCGAGCCCATTCCTGGCTTCGGGTACGCAATCCCGAACCGAGTCCTTGAACTTCTAGAGGCGTACAAGGTCCCGCCGGGGGTGGCGTGA
- a CDS encoding terminase — protein sequence MTSLLDGPSAVAPDAPLRGSQMPRITTVPSTRLSSSGQEAVELAALAGLKLDPWQQHVLDMGLSERADGSWSAFEVAVNVPRQNGKGGVIEARELAGLFLLGEKLILHSAHEFKTSIVAFKRIEQLIMGCPDLRKRVLRVRRTTGEEAVELVTGQVLRFLARSGGSGRGFTGDCNVLDEAMILGDDAMGALMPTMSAVPNPQIWYLGSAGIGSPSVQLGRLRARAVAAVEAGEPDPSLAYFEWSVDPHRAECAIGCTDHADADDPRAWAVANPALGIRISSEHVRNERLSMGGGGIFERERLGVGDYPTDGADTWQVIGEDAWRALAAAESQPEGAVAFAVDATPERSHAAIAAAGTWRGGTHVEVIDHRPGMGWVVARAKELHARWKPRAWVVDAGGPAGSLIKELADELDVEIVSPKAREVAAAAGQFFDAVADQSLSHLDQAPLTTALAGAQKRPLGDAWAWARRGVGVDISPLVAVTNAKWGLGAEVEEVGEVVDNVW from the coding sequence ATGACCTCGCTGCTCGACGGGCCCAGCGCCGTGGCGCCTGATGCCCCGCTTCGTGGCTCGCAGATGCCGCGCATCACGACCGTGCCGTCGACTCGGCTCTCGTCCTCCGGGCAAGAGGCCGTCGAACTGGCGGCGCTTGCCGGGTTGAAGCTCGACCCGTGGCAGCAACACGTTCTCGACATGGGGCTGTCGGAGCGGGCCGACGGCTCGTGGTCGGCGTTCGAGGTCGCCGTCAACGTGCCGCGGCAGAACGGGAAGGGGGGCGTGATCGAGGCCCGCGAGTTGGCCGGGCTGTTTCTCCTCGGCGAAAAGCTCATCTTGCACTCGGCACACGAGTTCAAGACGTCGATCGTGGCGTTCAAGCGGATTGAGCAACTCATCATGGGATGCCCTGACCTGCGGAAACGTGTCCTGCGGGTGCGGCGAACGACCGGCGAGGAAGCCGTCGAACTGGTCACTGGGCAGGTGCTCCGCTTTCTCGCCCGTTCCGGTGGGTCCGGTCGTGGTTTTACCGGGGACTGCAACGTCTTGGACGAGGCGATGATTCTCGGCGATGACGCGATGGGCGCGCTGATGCCGACCATGTCCGCTGTGCCGAACCCGCAGATCTGGTACCTCGGTTCGGCCGGGATCGGGTCGCCGTCGGTGCAGCTCGGCCGTCTGCGGGCCCGTGCGGTGGCCGCTGTGGAGGCTGGGGAGCCTGACCCGTCGCTCGCGTACTTCGAGTGGTCTGTCGACCCGCACAGGGCCGAATGCGCCATCGGGTGTACGGACCACGCCGACGCCGACGACCCCCGTGCGTGGGCGGTCGCGAATCCGGCGCTGGGGATCCGTATCAGCAGCGAGCACGTTCGGAACGAGCGGCTGTCCATGGGTGGCGGCGGGATCTTCGAGCGCGAGCGGCTTGGTGTCGGGGACTACCCGACGGACGGGGCCGATACGTGGCAGGTCATCGGAGAGGACGCCTGGCGGGCCCTAGCGGCTGCCGAGTCGCAGCCAGAGGGCGCGGTTGCCTTCGCGGTCGACGCGACGCCGGAGCGGTCGCACGCGGCGATCGCGGCGGCCGGGACGTGGCGCGGCGGTACACACGTGGAGGTTATCGACCACCGGCCCGGGATGGGCTGGGTCGTGGCCCGCGCGAAGGAGCTCCACGCGCGGTGGAAGCCGCGGGCGTGGGTGGTCGACGCGGGCGGCCCGGCCGGATCCCTCATCAAGGAGCTGGCCGATGAGCTCGACGTGGAGATTGTGAGCCCGAAGGCGCGCGAGGTCGCGGCGGCGGCCGGCCAGTTCTTCGACGCGGTGGCCGATCAGTCGCTGTCACACCTGGACCAGGCGCCCCTGACGACGGCTCTGGCGGGCGCACAGAAGCGCCCCCTGGGCGATGCGTGGGCATGGGCCCGGCGGGGCGTAGGCGTGGACATCAGCCCGCTGGTGGCTGTGACGAACGCGAAATGGGGCCTTGGTGCCGAGGTCGAAGAGGTCGGCGAAGTTGTCGACAACGTGTGGTGA
- a CDS encoding HK97 family phage prohead protease — MNEAERRFTRGLVEVRAAGETRTIGGYAAKFNTLSRNLGGFVERIDPGFFAKSEGDGWPRVMARYNHDNNMLLGTSRSGTLRLITDGTGLDYSVDVPAARADVYELVQRGDVAESSFAFRTLADDWSMTEDGFPVRTLLAGQLVDVAPVNDPAYLDTSTGLRSLAERAGAELEEVRAAAAAGDLKPFVAPQRTMIDLAPTGGQGDTHPPLALRQRRAELYRRRTF; from the coding sequence GTGAACGAGGCAGAGCGCCGGTTCACCCGTGGCCTCGTCGAGGTCCGGGCGGCCGGAGAGACCAGGACCATCGGCGGGTACGCCGCGAAGTTCAACACCCTGTCCAGGAACCTGGGCGGGTTTGTCGAGCGAATCGACCCGGGGTTCTTCGCGAAGTCCGAGGGCGACGGGTGGCCGCGGGTGATGGCCCGCTACAACCACGACAACAACATGCTCCTCGGGACCAGCCGTTCGGGCACGCTGCGGCTGATCACGGACGGCACCGGCCTGGACTACAGCGTCGATGTGCCGGCCGCCCGCGCGGACGTGTACGAGCTGGTGCAGCGCGGCGACGTCGCCGAGTCGTCGTTCGCGTTCCGCACGTTGGCCGACGACTGGTCCATGACCGAGGACGGATTCCCCGTGCGGACGCTCCTTGCGGGGCAGCTGGTCGACGTTGCGCCGGTGAACGACCCCGCGTACCTGGACACGTCCACCGGGCTGCGGTCCCTCGCAGAGCGCGCGGGCGCCGAACTTGAAGAGGTCCGGGCCGCGGCGGCGGCCGGTGACCTGAAGCCGTTCGTGGCGCCGCAGCGCACCATGATTGATCTTGCGCCGACTGGCGGGCAGGGCGACACCCACCCGCCGCTGGCGTTGCGGCAGCGGCGTGCCGAGCTGTATCGGCGCCGCACCTTCTGA
- a CDS encoding phage portal protein produces the protein MSWWWPFRRTAARSISFQDVWGSGGNAHLLTGAGQERALRLAPVYAATRLLSDAVASMPLKSYLGEGAARRPIPTPQIFKKPAAVGVRYDWLHRCMTSLTLRGNAYGLVVAHDANGWPTQVEWLHPDDVHVADNFAPVPVWYYQGRRLEPGEMFHIPAYTLPGQILGLSPVAYFATTTDTGLLAEEFGRDWFSNGSTPAAVLETDREISKETAGILKARFKEAAAGRDVVALGLGTKYRPISVPANESQFLETIKATANQIAAIYGVPPEKIGGETGGSLTYATVEQNSIDLLTWTLRPWLARLEEALSTLRPPAEDVQFNADAMLRTDTLTRYQTYRIARQIGLRNTDELRYLEDLEPLPNGQGTDYTPLVNVPPDGSEKP, from the coding sequence ATGAGCTGGTGGTGGCCCTTCCGTCGCACGGCGGCGCGATCGATCTCGTTTCAGGACGTCTGGGGGTCTGGCGGCAACGCGCATCTGCTGACGGGTGCTGGTCAGGAGCGTGCGCTCCGCCTGGCCCCGGTGTACGCAGCGACGAGGCTGCTGTCGGACGCGGTGGCGTCGATGCCGCTGAAGTCCTACCTGGGCGAGGGCGCGGCCCGGCGGCCGATCCCCACCCCGCAGATCTTCAAGAAGCCTGCTGCGGTGGGAGTGCGGTACGACTGGCTGCACCGGTGCATGACGTCGTTGACTCTGCGCGGCAACGCGTACGGGCTCGTCGTGGCCCACGACGCGAACGGGTGGCCGACTCAGGTGGAGTGGCTGCACCCCGACGACGTGCACGTCGCGGATAACTTCGCGCCGGTGCCTGTCTGGTACTACCAGGGGCGGCGCCTGGAACCGGGCGAGATGTTCCACATCCCGGCGTACACGCTCCCCGGTCAGATCCTGGGATTGTCGCCGGTCGCGTACTTCGCGACGACGACGGACACCGGCTTGCTCGCCGAGGAGTTCGGTCGCGACTGGTTCTCGAACGGCAGCACGCCGGCCGCTGTGCTGGAGACGGATCGGGAGATCTCGAAGGAGACGGCGGGCATCCTGAAGGCCAGGTTCAAGGAGGCTGCGGCCGGGCGTGACGTCGTTGCTCTGGGGCTCGGCACGAAGTACCGGCCGATCTCGGTGCCCGCGAACGAAAGCCAGTTCCTGGAGACCATCAAGGCGACCGCGAACCAGATCGCCGCAATCTACGGGGTGCCGCCCGAGAAGATCGGCGGCGAGACAGGTGGCAGTCTCACCTACGCCACCGTTGAGCAGAACAGCATCGATCTGCTGACGTGGACACTACGCCCGTGGCTGGCCCGTCTCGAAGAGGCACTGTCGACGCTGCGGCCCCCAGCCGAGGACGTCCAGTTCAACGCGGACGCGATGCTACGCACGGACACCTTGACCCGGTACCAGACGTACCGGATCGCCCGGCAGATCGGACTGCGGAACACCGACGAGCTGCGGTACCTCGAAGACCTGGAGCCCCTGCCGAACGGGCAGGGAACTGACTACACACCGCTGGTGAACGTGCCACCCGACGGAAGCGAGAAACCGTGA
- a CDS encoding phage major capsid protein, whose protein sequence is MTEYIKRLQERRANVWEQAKALLDTAEGEKRELTAEEEQTYQRLNGDLDAIDARAKDMADAEQRAADANAAFSKLLDKPAAPEARTSDDPSEQLRSWLTGKSGSRAFEVRPGADTPRDMRALSKLTPAAGGNTVPISFYNQLVQHMIETSGVLQTGPTVLRTASGEQMQIPKTTAHSASAGIVAEAGPLTNNEPTFGQVPLDAYKYGFLLQTSHELVNDTGVDLAGYLSMQAGRALGNGFGAHLVTGTGTNQPNGVLTAATLGVTGATTAAAGAFTADELIDLSYSVISPYRSSTSCGWLMRDATVAKVRKLKDQQGQYLWQPSIQVGAPDTLLGKSLYTDPNMPAVALGAKSVLFGDFSTYFVRQVETIRFERSDDFAFNTDLITYRAILRGDGDQVDTTGAIKYFAGNAA, encoded by the coding sequence ATGACTGAGTACATCAAGCGTCTCCAGGAGCGCCGCGCCAATGTGTGGGAGCAGGCCAAGGCCCTGCTCGATACGGCGGAGGGCGAGAAGCGTGAGCTGACCGCCGAGGAGGAGCAGACCTACCAGCGCCTCAACGGGGACCTGGACGCCATCGACGCGCGGGCCAAGGACATGGCCGACGCCGAGCAGCGCGCCGCCGACGCCAACGCCGCGTTCTCCAAGCTCCTCGACAAGCCCGCGGCTCCGGAGGCCCGGACCTCGGACGATCCGTCCGAGCAGCTGCGTTCGTGGCTGACCGGCAAGTCGGGCTCCCGTGCGTTCGAGGTGCGGCCGGGCGCGGACACGCCGCGCGACATGCGGGCCCTGTCCAAGCTCACCCCTGCGGCTGGCGGGAACACCGTCCCCATCTCGTTCTACAACCAGCTGGTTCAGCACATGATCGAGACGTCTGGTGTTCTCCAGACTGGGCCGACGGTGCTGCGGACCGCGTCCGGTGAGCAGATGCAGATCCCGAAGACCACCGCGCACAGCGCGTCGGCGGGCATCGTGGCCGAGGCCGGCCCGCTCACGAACAACGAGCCGACGTTCGGGCAGGTCCCGCTTGACGCGTACAAGTACGGGTTCCTGCTCCAGACCTCTCACGAACTGGTCAACGACACCGGTGTCGACCTCGCCGGGTACCTGTCCATGCAGGCCGGACGCGCGCTCGGCAACGGCTTCGGCGCTCACCTGGTGACCGGCACGGGCACGAACCAGCCGAACGGCGTCCTGACCGCAGCCACCCTCGGCGTGACAGGCGCGACCACCGCGGCGGCCGGCGCCTTCACCGCGGACGAGCTGATCGACCTGTCGTACAGCGTGATCTCCCCGTACCGCAGCAGCACATCGTGCGGCTGGCTGATGCGAGACGCCACGGTCGCAAAGGTCCGGAAGCTGAAGGACCAGCAGGGCCAGTACCTGTGGCAGCCGTCGATTCAGGTCGGCGCCCCGGACACGCTGCTGGGGAAGTCTCTGTACACGGACCCGAACATGCCCGCGGTCGCCCTGGGTGCGAAGTCGGTCCTGTTCGGCGACTTCAGCACGTACTTCGTGCGGCAGGTCGAGACGATCCGCTTCGAGCGGTCCGACGACTTCGCGTTCAACACTGACCTGATCACGTACCGGGCGATCCTGCGCGGCGACGGTGACCAGGTCGACACCACCGGCGCGATCAAGTACTTCGCCGGCAACGCGGCCTGA